From Phalacrocorax carbo chromosome 6, bPhaCar2.1, whole genome shotgun sequence, a single genomic window includes:
- the PCSK9 gene encoding proprotein convertase subtilisin/kexin type 9 — protein MAPRALALVLALVLARAAAELAEELVLALGAAEEGEAAAVGAAPSGPAAFHRAAKGSWRLPGRYVVVLQPGSGEAEVRGTARRLQARAARRGYLTELLHVFHLLPAFLVKMSSDVLDTALKLPHVEYVEEDAYVFAQSTPWNLGRIVPLQPGSGAYSPPNKGDLVEIYLLDTSVQSTHREIEGRVLVTDFENVPEEDGTRFHRQASKCDSHGTHMAGVLSGRDAGVATGANIRSLRVLNCQGKGTISGTLIGLEFIKATLEAQPYAPLVVLLPFAGAYSRVLNAGCRRMLQMGVVMVAAAGNYKDDACLYSPASEPEVITVGATNSKDQPASIGTLGTNFGRCVDLFAPGDDIIGASSDCSTCFTAQSGTSQAAAHVAGIAAMLLSAEPQLSLAELRQRLLHFATKNVMDTAWFPEDQRLQTPNSVAGLPTQLGTDEQLYCRSVWSARSGLTRHATAVARCTGTEEMLSCTSFSHSGRRLGEHMEDKDGQKQCVAHNAFRGQGVYAIARCCTWPRAECRINASSPSAEGAGCSPQDHVLTGCSFHSPAAALGDGGRPVAGPGSRPSHCAGRTEVMAHALCCPATSLECRVKEHTSLGSVEKVTVSCDNGWTLTGCNAHSQSPGTMGAYAVDDTCVAATVPGSSTAAVIAICCRSRQ, from the exons ATGGCCCCGCGGGCGCTGGCGCTGGTGCTGGCGCTGGTGCtggcgcgggcggcggcggagctggcggaggagctggTGCTGGCCCTGGGGGCGGCCGAGGAGGGGGAGGCGGCCGCCGTCGGGGCCGCCCCGTCGGGACCCGCCGCCTTCCATCGCGCCGCCAAG GGGTCGTGGCGGCTGCCCGGGCGCTACGTGGTGGTCCTGCAGCCGGGCAGCGGTGAGGCTGAGGTGCGAGGCACGGCGCGGCGGCTGCAGGCCCGGGCGGCTCGGCGGGGATATCTGACTGAGCTGCTGCACGTCTtccacctcctgcctgcctttctggTGAAGATGAGCAGCGACGTGCTGGACACG GCGCTGAAGCTGCCGCACGTGGAGTATGTCGAGGAGGACGCCTATGTCTTTGCCCAGAGCACCCCATGGAACCTGGGCAGGATCGTGCCGCTGCAGCCTGGCTCGGGTGCCTACAGCCCTCCCA ATAAAGGTGACCTGGTGGAGATTTACCTGCTGGACACCAGCGTGCAGAGCACCCATCGAGAGATCGAGGGCAGGGTGCTTGTGACCGACTTTGAGAATGTCCCTGAGGAGGACGGCACCCGCTTCCACAGGCAG GCCAGCAAGTGTGACAGCCATGGGACCCACATGGCCGGGGTGCTGAGTGGGCGTGATGCTGGCGTGGCCACAGGTGCCAACATCCGCAGCCTCCGtgtgctgaactgccaggggAAGGGCACCATCAGTGGGACGCTCATTG GCCTGGAGTTTATCAAGGCGACGCTGGAGGCCCAGCCCTATGCGCCGCtggtggtgctgctgcccttcgCTGGTGCCTACAGCCGTGTGCTGAACGCTGGCTGTCGGCGGATGCTGCAGATGGGGGTGGTGATGGTCGCGGCTGCTGGTAACTACAAGGATGATGCCTGCCTGTACTCTCCAGCATCTGAGCCAGAG GTCATCACAGTTGGCGCCACCAACAGCAAGGACCAACCTGCCTCCATTGGCACCCTGGGCACTAACTTTGGCCGCTGCGTGGACCTGTTTGCCCCAGGGGACGACATCATCGGCGCCTCCAGCGACTGCAGCACATGCTTCACAGCGCAAAGCGGGACATCGCAGGCGGCTGCACATGTGGCAG GCATCGCCGCCATGCTGCTCAGCGCCGAGCCCCAGCTGAGCCTCGCCGAGCTCCGGCAGCGCCTCCTGCACTTCGCCACCAAGAATGTCATGGACACGGCGTGGTTCCCCGAGGACCAGCGGCTCCAGACACCCAACAGTGTGGCCGGGCTGCCCACCCAGCTGGGCACAG ATGAGCAGCTGTACTGCCGCTCGGTGTGGTCGGCACGCTCAGGGCTCACCCGGCATGCCACAGCTGTGGCCCGCTGCACTGGCACCGAGGAGATGCTCAGCTGCACCAGCTTCTCCCACAGCGGCAGGCGGCTGGGGGAGCACATGGAG GACAAGGATGGGCAGAAGCAGTGCGTGGCCCACAACGCTTTCCGAGGCCAGGGCGTCTACGCCATTGCCAGGTGCTGCACATGGCCCAGGGCCGAGTGCCGGATCAACGCCAGCTCCCCATCAGCCGAGGGGGCCGGCTGCTCCCCGCAGGACCACGTGCTGACTG GGTGCAGTTTCCACTCCCCCGCTGCGGCGCTGGGTGATGGTGGCAGACCCGTTGCGGGGCCGGGGAGCAGGCCCAGCCACTGCGCCGGCAGGACGGAGGTGATGGCACAtgccctgtgctgccctgccacCAGCCTTGAGTGCCGGGTAAAGGAGCACACGTCCCTGGGCTCTGTGGAGAAG GTGACAGTGTCCTGTGACAACGGCTGGACGCTGACAGGCTGTAACGCCCATTCCCAGAGCCCCGGCACCATGGGAGCCTACGCTGTGGATGATACCTGCGTGGCAGCCACTGTCCCTGGCAGCAGCACGGCTGCAGTCATTGCCATTTGTTGCCGGAGCCGGCAGTAG